In a genomic window of Rhododendron vialii isolate Sample 1 chromosome 12a, ASM3025357v1:
- the LOC131309744 gene encoding protein argonaute 1 codes for MPRKKKTEAPGGGESSEHQDVSGGGSGGPQRPPAQQTPQQQGGYQQGGGRGWAPQSQQGGRGGYGGRGGSGPQRGGMVPQQHYGGPPEYHQQGRGAQPRGGAPQQQRRGGGVSGGRGVGGPPPSGPFSRPPVPELHQATQAPPYQAKPAEMHGESSSHTAVPEPSTLQVTQEFQQLSVQEEGGSSQAIQPAPLSSKSMRFPLRPGKGNTGARCIVRANHFFAELPDKDLHQYDVSITPEVTSRGVNRAVMEQLVKLYKESHLGKRLPAYDGRKSLYTAGPLPFVTKEFKITLVDEDDGSGSARREREFKVVIKLAARADLHHLGLFLQGRQADAPQEALQVLDIVLRELPTNRYCPVGRSFYSPVLGRRQPLGEGLESWRGFYQSIRPTQMGLSLNIDMSSTAFIEPLPVIEFVTRLLNREVSPRPLSDADRVKIKKALRGVKVEVTHRGNMRRKYRISALTSQATRELTFPVDERGTMKSVVEYFQETYGFSIQHTQWPCLQVGNQQRPNYLPMEVCKIVEGQRYSKRLNERQITALLKVTCQRPQEREFDILQTVRHNAYAEDPYAKEFGIKISEKLASVEARVLPAPWLKYHDTGREKDCLPQVGQWNMMNKKMVNGGTVNNWICINFARNVQESVARGFCYELAQMCVISGMVYNREPVLPPYSARPDQVERVLKGRFHEAMTKLQPQGKELDLLIVILPDNNGSLYGDLKRICETDLGIVSQCCLTKHVFRMNKQYLANVALKINVKVGGRNTVLVDAISRRIPLVSDIPTIIFGADVTHPHPGEDSSPSIAAVVASQDWPEVTKYAGLVCAQEHRQELIQDLYKSWQDPVRGAVTGGMIKELLISFRRATGQKPLRIIFYRDGVSEGQFYQVLLYELDAIRKACNSLEPNYQPPVTFVVVQKRHHTRLFANNHNDRNAVDRSGNILPGTVVDSKICHPTEFDFYLCSHAGIQGTSRPAHYHVLWDENNFTADGLQSLTNNLCYTYARCTRSVSIVPPAYYAHLAAFRARFYMEPETSDSGSMTSAAAAGRGMIAGAGARSSRVPGANAPPVRPLPSLKDNVKRVMFYC; via the exons ATGCCGAGGAAGAAGAAAACTGAAGCTCCTGGTGGGGGAGAAAGCTCTGAGCATCAGGATGTGAGCGGAGGAGGCAGTGGGGGTCCTCAACGTCCGCCAGCTCAACAAACACCGCAGCAGCAAGGAGGTTATCAGCAAGGTGGCGGTAGAGGGTGGGCTCCCCAATCCCAGCAAGGAGGACGGGGAGGTTATGGTGGACGCGGTGGTAGTGGTCCTCAGCGCGGTGGAATGGTGCCTCAGCAGCATTATGGGGGCCCCCCCGAGTATCACCAACAGGGCAGGGGAGCTCAGCCTCGAGGAGGGGCACCTCAACAGCAGCGGCGCGGTGGTGGTGTGAGTGGTGGCCGTGGGGTTGGAGGACCTCCTCCCAGTGGGCCTTTTTCAAGGCCACCAGTTCCCGAGCTGCACCAAGCTACCCAGGCTCCTCCCTATCAAGCGAAACCTGCAGAAATGCATGGTGAATCCAGTTCTCATACTGCGGTGCCTGAGCCTAGCACTTTGCAGGTCACTCAGGAGTTTCAGCAGCTTTCCGTACAGGAAGAAGGGGGGTCGAGCCAAGCAATTCAGCCTGCTCCTCTCTCAAGTAAATCAATGAGATTCCCTCTTCGTCCAGGCAAGGGAAACACTGGTGCTAGGTGTATTGTCAGGGCCAACCACTTCTTTGCTGAATTGCCCGACAAAGATTTGCACCAATACGAT GTCTCGATTACGCCCGAGGTGACATCAAGGGGTGTTAACCGTGCAGTGATGGAACAGCTGGTGAAACTGTACAAGGAATCTCATCTTGGTAAGCGGCTCCCTGCTTATGATGGAAGAAAGAGCTTGTATACTGCAGGCCCCCTCCCTTTTGTCACAAAAGAGTTCAAAATCACTCTCGTTGATGAAGATGATGGATCCGGCAGTGCgag gagagagagggaatttAAAGTTGTGATCAAACTGGCTGCACGTGCTGACTTGCACCATTTAGGATTGTTTTTACAAGGGAGGCAGGCTGATGCACCCCAAGAAGCTCTCCAGGTTCTGGACATCGTTTTGCGCGAATTGCCCACTAATCG ATATTGTCCTGTGGGCCGCTCATTTTACTCGCCTGTTTTGGGGAGAAGGCAGCCATTGGGTGAAGGACTAGAAAGCTGGCGTGGTTTCTACCAGAGTATTCGCCCAACCCAGATGGGTCTGTCGCTGAATATTG ATATGTCCTCCACTGCTTTTATTGAGCCTCTGCCCGTCATTGAGTTTGTGACTCGGCTTCTGAATAGGGAGGTATCTCCAAGACCTTTGTCTGATGCTGATCGTGTTAAG ATAAAAAAAGCATTGAGGGGAGTGAAGGTGGAAGTTACCCACCGGGGAAATATGCGTAGGAAATACCGGATATCTGCATTAACCTCACAAGCAACAAGAGAGTTAAC ATTCCCAGTTGATGAAAGAGGTACTATGAAATCTGTGGTAGAGTACTTTCAGGAGACATATGGGTTCTCCATCCAACATACTCAATGGCCTTGTCTACAAGTCGGGAATCAGCAGAGGCCAAATTACTTACCCATGGAG GTTTGCAAGATTGTTGAGGGTCAGAGGTATTCGAAGAGGTTGAATGAGAGACAAATTACTGCTTTGCTTAAGGTGACCTGTCAGCGCCCACAGGAAAGGGAGTTTGACATTCTGCAG ACAGTCCGCCACAATGCCTATGCTGAAGATCCTTATGCAAAGGAGTTCGGAATCAAAATTAGTGAGAAACTGGCTTCAGTAGAAGCACGTGTCCTCCCTGCTCCCTGG CTTAAGTACCATGATACGGGTAGGGAAAAAGATTGCCTCCCTCAAGTTGGTCAATGGAACATGATGAATAAG aaaatggtGAACGGCGGAACTGTGAATAACTGGATCTGCATAAATTTTGCACGCAATGTGCAAGAAAGTGTGGCTCGTGGCTTTTGTTATGAGCTTGCGCAAATGTGTGTAATATCTGGAATG GTATATAATCGGGAACCTGTGCTCCCACCATACAGTGCACGGCCGGATCAGGTAGAAAGAGTCCTGAAAGGTCGATTCCATGAAGCCATGACGAAACTTCAGCCTCAGGGCAAGGAGCTTGACCTGCTAATTGTTATTCTGCCGGATAACAATGGATCCCTCTATG GGGATTTGAAAAGGATCTGTGAGACAGATCTTGGAATTGTTTCGCAGTGTTGTTTGACTAAACATGTGTTCAGGATGAACAAACAATATCTTGCAAATGTTGCCTTAAAGATTAATGTTAAAGTGGGGGGAAGGAATACTGTGCTTGTAGACGCAATATCTAGACGCATACCTCTAGTTAGTGACATACCCACTATTATTTTTGGCGCTGATGTTACACATCCTCATCCTGGCGAAGATTCAAGCCCTTCCATTGCTGCT GTGGTTGCTTCGCAAGATTGGCCAGAGGTTACAAAATATGCTGGTTTGGTTTGTGCTCAAGAGCATCGTCAGGAGCTCATTCAGGATTTGTATAAATCTTGGCAAGATCCTGTTAGAGGAGCTGTGACGGGTGGAATGATAAA GGAACTTCTCATTTCTTTCCGTAGAGCAACAGGGCAGAAACCACTGCGGATAATATTTTACCG GGATGGTGTCAGTGAAGGACAGTTCTATCAGGTTTTGCTTTACGAACTTGATGCTATTAGAaag GCTTGTAACTCTTTAGAGCCAAACTATCAGCCCCCAGTCACTTTTGTTGTGGTTCAGAAACGACATCACACAAGGTTGTTTGCCAATAACCATAATGATCGAAATGCAGTAGACAGGAGTGGAAATATACTGCCGG GTACTGTTGTAGATTCCAAAATCTGCCATCCCACAGAATTTGATTTCTACCTGTGCAGCCATGCTGGCATACAA GGTACCAGTCGACCGGCTCACTACCATGTGTTGTGGGATGAGAACAACTTCACAGCCGATGGGCTCCAATCACTTACCAATAACCTTTGCTACAC TTACGCAAGATGCACCCGATCTGTGTCTATTG tgCCGCCTGCATACTATGCTCACTTGGCAGCTTTCCGGGCTCGCTTCTATATGGAGCCTGAGACATCGGATAGCGGTTCGATGACgagtgctgctgctgctggtcGTGGTATGATAGCTGGTGCAGGTGCACGCAGCTCGAGGGTGCCAGGTGCTAATGCTCCTCCTGTCAGACCCCTCCCTTCCCTTAAAGACAATGTCAAAAGGGTCATGTTCTACTGCTAG